From the genome of Gemmatimonadaceae bacterium, one region includes:
- a CDS encoding alanine racemase, with protein sequence MTDLFPELETPLPIVDLDRLERNLDRAARYAASHNLALRPHIKTHKSPRLAAEQLKRGAVGLTCATPYEAEVMSEVADDILLAYPPVGALRARRIAALPDHVRLTVALDSVTATDDLAAAARAADREIGVYVELDLGMHRVGLPVVDDAIALARRVRAAAPLQFAGIAFYPGNIREPAASQDAKLDALRTGVSDALARFEQAGLAVTAVSGGSTPTMWRTHELSGVTEFRPGTYIFNDRTTAEIGTCDWSECALTVLATVVSTAVPGQAVIDAGSKALGREPLRGAGAEDGFGSLLEHPEVVVKGMSEEHGLLDLSRSTWRPEVGDRVRVIPNHVCIVVHLNDVVVGVRGANVETSWPVTARGRGYSLGTAASVG encoded by the coding sequence GTGACCGACCTCTTTCCCGAGCTCGAGACGCCGCTACCGATCGTGGACCTCGACCGACTCGAGCGCAATCTCGATCGCGCCGCTCGTTATGCAGCGAGCCATAACTTGGCGCTCCGTCCGCACATCAAGACGCACAAGTCGCCACGCCTCGCCGCCGAGCAGCTCAAACGAGGTGCTGTAGGACTCACCTGCGCGACGCCGTACGAGGCGGAAGTCATGAGCGAGGTCGCGGACGACATTCTCCTCGCCTATCCGCCGGTCGGCGCGTTACGCGCGCGGCGCATCGCTGCTTTGCCCGATCACGTGCGGCTCACCGTGGCGCTCGATTCGGTGACGGCCACAGACGATCTCGCGGCGGCGGCCCGCGCCGCCGATCGCGAGATCGGTGTGTATGTCGAGCTCGATCTCGGCATGCATCGCGTTGGACTTCCCGTTGTCGACGACGCGATCGCGCTCGCGCGCCGCGTCAGGGCGGCCGCGCCGCTGCAGTTTGCAGGAATCGCGTTCTATCCCGGGAACATCCGCGAGCCAGCCGCATCGCAAGACGCGAAGCTGGACGCCTTGCGAACGGGCGTGAGCGATGCGCTCGCGCGCTTCGAGCAGGCTGGCCTCGCGGTAACCGCCGTGAGCGGCGGCTCGACACCAACGATGTGGCGAACGCACGAGCTGTCCGGGGTGACCGAGTTCCGGCCGGGCACGTACATCTTCAACGATCGAACGACCGCAGAGATCGGCACGTGTGATTGGAGCGAATGCGCACTCACGGTGCTGGCCACCGTCGTGAGCACGGCGGTTCCGGGACAGGCGGTGATCGACGCGGGAAGCAAGGCGCTTGGCCGAGAGCCACTGCGCGGCGCGGGCGCCGAAGATGGGTTCGGCTCACTCCTCGAGCATCCCGAAGTCGTCGTCAAGGGGATGTCCGAAGAGCACGGGCTGCTCGACCTGAGTCGGTCGACGTGGCGTCCGGAGGTTGGGGATCGCGTTCGGGTCATCCCCAACCATGTCTGCATCGTCGTGCATCTCAACGACGTAGTGGTCGGCGTACGGGGCGCGAACGTCGAGACGAGCTGGCCGGTCACGGCGCGCGGACGCGGTTACTCGTTAGGGACCGCCGCGAGTGTCGGCTAA
- a CDS encoding Rid family detoxifying hydrolase yields MANATTTSPRSWQPAFLPADVPKPVGAYSPAVRAGDFVFISGQVPRDPRTGALPGDDIESQVRQTLANVKGALAAAGATLDDVVSTTVYLADVDDWGKFNDIYRETFRPPYPTRTAIGANLRGILIEISAVAHLRR; encoded by the coding sequence ATGGCCAATGCGACGACTACAAGCCCCCGCTCCTGGCAGCCGGCCTTCCTCCCGGCCGATGTGCCGAAGCCAGTGGGTGCCTATTCGCCAGCCGTTCGCGCCGGAGACTTCGTATTCATTTCCGGTCAGGTGCCCCGCGATCCGCGCACCGGCGCTTTGCCCGGCGACGACATCGAGAGCCAGGTGCGCCAGACGCTCGCGAATGTGAAGGGTGCTCTCGCCGCGGCAGGCGCCACGCTAGATGATGTCGTCTCGACGACAGTTTATCTCGCCGATGTCGATGACTGGGGCAAGTTCAACGACATTTATAGAGAGACGTTCCGGCCGCCTTACCCCACACGCACGGCAATCGGCGCGAATCTGCGAGGAATTCTGATCGAGATCAGCGCCGTGGCCCATCTCAGGCGTTGA
- a CDS encoding S9 family peptidase, producing MRWTLAAVAALTAPLALSAQQATKRAFALSDWYKLSTLSGPAISPDGGRVAFTVQSINERENKYHREVWVVATSGGDAVRFTSPSTESSNPRWSPDGRYLLFTSTRSGGHGTTWMLRMDQPGGEAFQQESFPRGTSVTSDGHLAVWSEADSVPADSAKRQDDPYGKMQVMARPPYGAITKPLDPARFDGRHVYDMRYKSNDQGFLAGPREARRWRPVQIWAQSFDDSPKRRITDTRYSHRGAVVSPDGEWVAFVADARLRPDSVVEMERDSIAQLPYERKRDDVDRNDVDMFVVPIAGGTPRRVATWMGVESDLVWSPDSKRIAFVGRPGRTKSARVYVVSSLGGTPENILGAFRNEPENIDWLADGSIAMTTSVGGSSAVFRVDPATKKMTPVLGGRRRINGASFDVAGKRVAFVATDLTHPTELFVANADGSNEKKLTHFNDKIDSEVAWSDAERFTYPSVGGLEIEGWLMKPYGYQPGKKYPLVLYIHGGPHSAYGENWFDEFQNLAATGMFVLFTNPRGSSGYGADFTYSTRGRWGAEDYQDLMKAVDIAAKRPDVDSTRMGVTGGSYGGFMTAWVETRTNRFKAAEADRMISEWTYWYGASDAQGLTEFEFYGKPWDNFAMYDSLSPIRHVSKVKTPTLLVQSEDDFRTPIGNAELWFMALKKQGTPVEFVRYPRSTHELSRSGEPWLLVDRLGRLRQWFAYWLMERPAATADR from the coding sequence ATGCGCTGGACGCTGGCGGCAGTTGCCGCTCTCACCGCTCCGCTCGCCCTAAGTGCCCAGCAAGCGACGAAGCGCGCCTTTGCGCTCTCCGACTGGTACAAGCTCTCGACACTCAGCGGGCCGGCCATCTCGCCCGACGGTGGACGCGTCGCGTTCACGGTGCAGTCGATCAATGAGCGCGAGAACAAGTATCATCGTGAAGTCTGGGTCGTAGCGACGAGCGGCGGCGACGCCGTTCGCTTCACGTCGCCGAGTACCGAAAGCAGCAATCCCCGGTGGTCGCCGGACGGGAGATATTTGCTCTTCACGTCGACGCGCTCCGGCGGACATGGGACGACGTGGATGCTCCGCATGGACCAACCGGGCGGCGAGGCCTTTCAGCAGGAGAGCTTTCCACGCGGGACATCGGTCACGAGCGACGGACACCTCGCCGTGTGGAGCGAAGCGGATTCCGTACCGGCCGACAGCGCGAAACGGCAAGACGATCCGTACGGCAAAATGCAGGTGATGGCGCGGCCGCCCTACGGCGCCATCACGAAGCCGCTCGATCCGGCGCGCTTCGATGGACGGCATGTGTACGACATGCGCTACAAGTCGAACGATCAGGGCTTTCTTGCCGGTCCTCGTGAGGCACGCCGCTGGCGCCCGGTGCAGATCTGGGCGCAATCGTTCGACGACTCACCCAAACGCCGAATTACCGACACACGCTACTCGCACCGCGGCGCTGTCGTTTCGCCGGATGGCGAATGGGTCGCGTTCGTTGCCGATGCACGGCTGCGACCGGACTCCGTCGTCGAAATGGAACGCGATTCGATCGCGCAGCTCCCGTACGAGAGGAAGCGTGACGACGTCGATCGGAACGATGTCGACATGTTCGTCGTTCCGATAGCCGGTGGAACGCCGCGAAGGGTCGCGACGTGGATGGGCGTGGAGTCGGATCTCGTCTGGTCACCCGACAGCAAGCGCATCGCATTCGTCGGACGCCCCGGACGGACGAAGAGCGCTCGCGTGTATGTCGTGTCATCGTTAGGTGGAACACCGGAGAACATCCTCGGCGCCTTCCGCAACGAGCCGGAAAACATCGATTGGCTTGCCGATGGCAGCATCGCGATGACGACGTCGGTCGGCGGCAGCAGCGCCGTGTTTCGCGTCGATCCGGCGACGAAGAAGATGACTCCGGTTCTCGGCGGTCGTCGGCGCATCAACGGAGCGAGCTTCGACGTCGCGGGCAAGAGAGTCGCGTTCGTCGCGACGGATCTGACGCACCCCACCGAGCTCTTCGTCGCCAACGCCGATGGAAGCAATGAGAAGAAACTCACGCACTTCAACGACAAGATCGATTCCGAGGTCGCGTGGTCGGATGCGGAGCGCTTCACCTACCCGTCCGTTGGGGGCCTCGAGATCGAAGGCTGGCTGATGAAGCCGTACGGGTATCAGCCCGGAAAAAAGTATCCGCTCGTTCTGTACATTCACGGCGGCCCGCACTCGGCATACGGCGAGAACTGGTTCGACGAATTTCAGAATCTCGCGGCCACGGGCATGTTCGTGCTGTTCACCAATCCGCGCGGCTCGAGCGGCTACGGTGCCGACTTCACCTACAGCACGCGCGGCCGTTGGGGCGCGGAAGATTACCAAGATCTAATGAAAGCGGTGGACATCGCTGCGAAGCGGCCCGATGTGGACTCGACGCGCATGGGCGTCACGGGCGGCTCATACGGCGGTTTCATGACGGCGTGGGTGGAGACCAGGACGAATCGATTCAAGGCCGCCGAGGCCGATCGCATGATCAGCGAGTGGACGTACTGGTACGGCGCGTCCGACGCGCAGGGTCTGACCGAGTTCGAGTTCTACGGAAAGCCATGGGACAACTTCGCGATGTACGACTCATTGTCGCCGATTCGGCACGTGTCGAAGGTGAAGACGCCGACACTCCTCGTTCAGTCCGAAGATGATTTCCGGACGCCGATTGGCAACGCGGAGCTCTGGTTTATGGCGCTCAAGAAGCAGGGCACACCCGTCGAGTTCGTGCGCTATCCGCGTTCGACGCACGAGCTGTCTCGCTCCGGCGAGCCGTGGCTCCTCGTCGATCGACTCGGACGATTGAGACAGTGGTTCGCGTACTGGTTGATGGAGCGGCCCGCCGCGACTGCCGATCGATAG
- a CDS encoding transglycosylase SLT domain-containing protein yields the protein MFRSVCLCLLLTVIVACRQGSAEDARGDVALNDRSYVRAIAADTALTAAQHALDAGHAWRATRLLAPVLRDPARRTPAALMLAARAAAGWEGWTEVDRLLKGQPWLGTQFAGAGYDLLARSALERGTDTVSAAVYADSAVRRATDTHARATRLVLLARALDRLNQRDSARATYERASLELRDIKDWLTLRAAGVTNDSVTRTRSFAAIRSAPARERIDWTDALARERAGDLVGAAVRYERLGAMASAFRLRLGPTADSSTRAAIRDSVVRYLRAKGGTADARLAVDVLDHAFPALTPDEELAVARSANAAGPVARALAGYAKGLGSAEATSKDRLDYGELLIRAGKYHDAPAVLERVQSPSNLAAEAAYQRGRAMVLGGNGNGARTALRAVADEYRADTTGAASALYLLGDLATDDSKDDEAVGFFRALYRAYPTSPRADDARFRVGLIAYIKGDGRAAAVQFDSLVRLYPRSSEATAARYWSGRAWLVAGDRTRADAAWRDVIAREPLSYYAATSAKRLNLAPWSPPGGGPAVDRFLRVPAVDSAMRRIVALEQLGMDTEARFEYDALEGAAAATPDRLLATAAALRDHGQTSRAIKLAWKIIDAGTRDARAYRLAYPVIDQSELVRQARARSIEPTLVAAIIRQESSFNPRAVSVAGARGLMQVMPPVGQQIARSLGYPLWDPGLLFDPDANLELGATHLAASIRQYEDLARVLAAYNAGGSRVTRWAAKSGTDDPEIFVERISFTETRDYVRIVERNAEIYRALYSW from the coding sequence ATGTTTCGATCCGTCTGTCTTTGTCTCTTACTCACGGTCATCGTTGCCTGTCGACAGGGTTCGGCGGAGGACGCGCGCGGTGACGTCGCGCTCAACGACCGGTCGTACGTGCGCGCGATCGCCGCGGACACGGCGCTCACCGCCGCACAACACGCGCTCGACGCCGGTCACGCGTGGCGTGCGACACGACTGCTCGCGCCCGTCTTGCGCGATCCGGCGCGTCGAACGCCCGCCGCGCTCATGCTTGCGGCGCGAGCGGCGGCGGGTTGGGAGGGGTGGACCGAAGTCGATCGTCTTCTGAAGGGTCAGCCGTGGCTCGGAACACAGTTCGCGGGCGCGGGCTATGATCTGCTGGCGCGCAGTGCGCTGGAGCGCGGGACCGACACGGTCTCCGCGGCCGTGTACGCCGATTCCGCCGTTAGGCGCGCCACCGACACGCACGCACGCGCGACGCGGCTCGTGCTACTCGCGCGCGCACTCGACCGATTGAACCAGCGGGACAGCGCGCGCGCGACGTACGAGCGAGCGAGCCTGGAGTTGCGCGATATCAAGGATTGGCTCACCCTGCGCGCCGCGGGGGTCACCAATGACTCGGTGACGCGGACGCGATCGTTCGCGGCGATCCGCAGCGCTCCGGCCCGGGAGCGCATCGACTGGACGGACGCCCTTGCGCGCGAGCGCGCCGGCGACCTCGTTGGTGCGGCTGTCCGGTACGAGCGACTCGGCGCCATGGCGAGTGCCTTCCGTCTACGTCTTGGTCCGACGGCCGACAGCAGCACGCGCGCAGCGATCCGAGACAGTGTCGTTAGGTACCTCCGCGCAAAGGGCGGCACGGCCGACGCCCGACTGGCCGTCGACGTGCTCGACCATGCCTTTCCAGCGCTGACGCCGGACGAGGAACTGGCAGTTGCGCGAAGTGCCAACGCGGCAGGGCCGGTGGCTCGAGCGCTCGCGGGCTACGCGAAGGGTCTCGGCTCGGCGGAAGCGACGTCGAAGGACCGTCTGGATTATGGCGAGCTGCTCATCCGGGCAGGGAAGTATCACGATGCGCCCGCCGTCCTGGAACGGGTGCAGTCTCCGAGCAACCTGGCGGCCGAAGCCGCGTATCAGCGTGGGCGCGCGATGGTGTTAGGCGGCAATGGCAACGGTGCACGGACGGCCCTGCGCGCAGTGGCGGACGAGTATCGCGCCGACACGACCGGTGCTGCATCGGCACTGTATCTCCTTGGCGATCTCGCAACGGACGACAGCAAGGACGATGAAGCGGTTGGTTTTTTTCGCGCGCTGTATCGCGCGTACCCGACGAGCCCGCGTGCGGACGACGCGCGATTCCGCGTCGGTCTGATCGCGTACATCAAAGGCGACGGCCGCGCCGCCGCCGTGCAGTTCGATTCGCTCGTTAGGCTCTATCCGCGATCGAGTGAGGCCACGGCCGCCAGATACTGGAGTGGTCGCGCCTGGCTGGTGGCGGGCGACCGCACCCGCGCCGACGCGGCGTGGCGCGACGTGATTGCCCGGGAGCCGCTGTCGTACTACGCCGCGACGAGCGCGAAGCGGCTCAACCTCGCGCCGTGGTCGCCGCCGGGCGGCGGTCCGGCGGTCGATCGGTTTCTCCGTGTGCCCGCCGTCGACAGCGCGATGCGTCGCATCGTGGCGCTCGAGCAGCTCGGGATGGACACCGAGGCGCGCTTCGAGTACGACGCGCTCGAGGGCGCGGCGGCGGCGACGCCCGATCGGCTACTCGCGACAGCGGCCGCGCTCCGCGACCACGGTCAAACGTCGCGTGCGATCAAGCTCGCCTGGAAAATCATCGATGCGGGTACGCGCGACGCGCGCGCCTATCGGCTGGCGTATCCCGTGATCGATCAGTCCGAGCTTGTGCGGCAGGCGCGGGCTCGGTCGATCGAGCCGACACTCGTCGCCGCGATCATTCGGCAGGAGTCGAGCTTCAATCCGCGCGCCGTCTCCGTCGCCGGGGCGCGTGGCTTGATGCAGGTCATGCCTCCCGTCGGACAGCAGATTGCTCGCTCGTTAGGCTATCCACTCTGGGACCCCGGTCTGCTGTTCGACCCCGACGCCAATCTCGAGCTCGGGGCGACTCACCTCGCGGCGTCGATTCGTCAGTACGAGGACCTTGCGCGCGTCCTCGCGGCATACAACGCGGGCGGCTCGCGCGTGACACGCTGGGCGGCGAAGTCCGGCACCGACGATCCGGAGATCTTCGTCGAGCGCATCTCGTTCACCGAGACGCGAGATTACGTCCGCATCGTCGAACGAAACGCCGAGATTTACCGCGCGCTGTACTCGTGGTGA
- a CDS encoding glycosyltransferase family 2 protein, which produces MTSALRLAEPFIAPRDVEISVVMPCLNEADTIGTCVRKAMDTLRSHRISGEVIVADNGSTDGSPAIATQLGARVVSVREKGYGAALMGGIAAARGRYILMGDADDSYDFREIPRFLEKLREGYDLAQGCRLPSGGGTLLPGAMPFLHRWWGNPMFSWLARGWFNAPVSDVYCGLRGFTRAHYERLAQRCTGMEFATEMIIKTSLLGARVAEVPITLHPDGRKAHAPHLRTFRDGWRTLRFFMLYSPRWLFLIPGALLLLLGAIGYGIAMPGLQIGRITFDVHTLLFASLSVIGGYQSIVFALLTKVFAISEGLLPADPRLTKWSRSASLERGLLVGAVTMLAGLALLGGSVAQWWAVDFGHLSYGHTMRWAIPGVTLTTLGFQTILFSFFLSVLGLRRGHALDT; this is translated from the coding sequence GTGACCAGCGCGCTACGACTCGCCGAACCGTTCATCGCCCCGCGAGACGTCGAGATCTCAGTCGTGATGCCGTGCCTCAATGAGGCGGACACGATTGGCACTTGCGTTCGCAAGGCCATGGACACGCTGCGCAGTCACCGGATCTCGGGCGAGGTGATTGTCGCGGACAATGGTTCGACCGACGGCTCGCCAGCGATCGCTACGCAGCTCGGGGCTCGCGTCGTCAGCGTTCGTGAAAAAGGTTACGGCGCGGCGCTCATGGGCGGGATCGCTGCCGCGCGCGGCCGATACATCCTCATGGGCGACGCGGACGATAGCTATGACTTCCGCGAAATCCCGCGTTTCCTCGAAAAGCTGCGCGAAGGCTACGACCTTGCCCAGGGATGTCGCCTTCCGTCTGGGGGTGGAACACTGCTTCCAGGCGCGATGCCGTTCCTCCACCGCTGGTGGGGCAATCCGATGTTCTCCTGGCTCGCCCGCGGTTGGTTCAACGCGCCGGTGAGCGACGTGTACTGCGGCCTGCGCGGCTTTACCCGCGCCCACTACGAACGCCTCGCACAACGCTGCACCGGGATGGAGTTCGCTACCGAGATGATCATCAAGACCAGTCTTCTCGGGGCGCGCGTGGCAGAGGTCCCGATCACGCTCCATCCCGATGGACGCAAGGCGCACGCGCCACATCTGCGGACCTTTCGCGATGGCTGGCGGACGTTGCGCTTCTTCATGCTCTACAGTCCGCGCTGGCTCTTTCTCATCCCCGGCGCGCTCCTCCTGCTCCTCGGCGCGATCGGCTATGGCATCGCCATGCCAGGACTGCAGATCGGCCGAATCACCTTCGACGTGCACACGCTCCTGTTCGCCAGCCTCAGCGTCATCGGTGGTTATCAGTCGATCGTCTTTGCGTTGCTCACGAAAGTGTTCGCGATCAGCGAAGGATTGCTTCCCGCGGATCCACGCCTAACGAAATGGAGTCGCTCTGCCTCGCTCGAGCGAGGCCTGCTCGTCGGCGCGGTGACGATGCTCGCGGGACTCGCGCTCCTCGGCGGATCGGTTGCGCAGTGGTGGGCCGTCGACTTCGGACATCTGAGCTACGGCCACACGATGCGCTGGGCCATTCCCGGCGTGACGCTCACGACGCTCGGCTTCCAGACCATTCTCTTCAGTTTCTTTCTGAGCGTACTGGGCCTGCGACGGGGTCATGCTCTGGATACCTGA
- the arfB gene encoding alternative ribosome rescue aminoacyl-tRNA hydrolase ArfB: protein MSDDDIVVSSALTIPQAELSFRASRAGGPGGQHVNTSSTRVELLWDLTRSTAVTDDVRSRLLAKLASRLDAEGMVRVVASDRRSQSQNRDAAAERLAEIVRKALIVPKKRRPTRPTGASRERRLSEKRQRGERKRDRRRGDYD from the coding sequence ATGAGCGACGACGACATCGTCGTCTCGTCGGCGCTCACAATCCCGCAGGCGGAGCTGAGCTTTCGCGCGTCGCGAGCGGGTGGGCCCGGCGGCCAGCACGTCAACACGTCGTCGACGCGAGTCGAGCTGTTATGGGATCTCACGCGCTCGACGGCGGTGACGGACGACGTCCGCTCTCGCCTGCTCGCGAAGCTCGCGTCGCGTCTCGACGCGGAAGGCATGGTGCGCGTCGTCGCCAGCGACCGCCGAAGCCAGTCTCAGAATCGCGACGCCGCCGCGGAGCGACTCGCGGAGATCGTTAGGAAGGCGCTCATTGTCCCGAAGAAGCGCCGCCCGACGCGTCCAACCGGCGCCTCACGTGAGCGACGTCTATCCGAGAAGCGCCAGCGTGGCGAGCGAAAGCGCGATCGCCGGCGCGGCGACTACGACTGA
- a CDS encoding hemolysin family protein, with protein MSSALPCLVFAALRAAAPNGAAGIDAEGVTARIVVVLALVFANAFFVAAEFALVATRRSRVENRVAAGDRSAKLVERTLKDLDRYISVTQVGITLASLALGWLGEDAIALLIDGILARLGWSMPAAAVHTTAAAAIAFVLIAFLHIVLGQLTPKGLALVRPERTSALVVRPLIGFSVLLSPFITVLNGAANGVLRLFGVRSSRSLERVHSPEELRLLVMQSRAHGALDESDSLMLAGVFDFHEKRARDVMRPRTDIVAIPVDASENDVLQFMRSERYSRYPVYQETLDDVVGVLVAKDLWLKEKGASFDLRTLIRKPLYVPDNRPAVRVLDDLRRTRAHMAVVLDEYGGTAGIVTLEDLVEEVIGDINDEYDFAVREAIEANGVLELAGSMSLVDVRSDYRLPIPDGDWTTLGGYTFARLGRVPRIGDRAGFPGGELEVVAMDGRRVAAVRVVRVDDRGRRRTPASSPRPASAPSSAPPPPAT; from the coding sequence ATGTCTAGTGCGTTGCCATGCCTCGTGTTCGCTGCGTTGAGGGCCGCCGCGCCAAATGGCGCGGCGGGGATCGATGCGGAGGGAGTCACGGCGCGAATCGTTGTCGTCCTGGCGCTCGTTTTCGCCAATGCCTTCTTCGTCGCCGCCGAGTTCGCGCTCGTCGCCACGCGACGCAGTCGCGTGGAGAATCGCGTCGCGGCTGGCGATCGGAGCGCGAAGCTCGTTGAACGAACACTCAAGGATCTCGACCGCTACATCTCGGTTACTCAGGTCGGTATTACGCTCGCGTCTCTCGCATTGGGCTGGTTAGGCGAGGACGCGATCGCCCTCCTCATCGACGGCATCCTCGCCCGACTCGGCTGGTCCATGCCCGCCGCCGCGGTGCACACGACAGCGGCCGCAGCCATCGCATTCGTCCTGATCGCGTTCCTGCATATCGTGCTGGGCCAACTGACGCCGAAAGGGCTTGCGCTCGTGAGGCCGGAGCGAACGAGCGCGCTCGTCGTGCGCCCACTCATCGGCTTTTCGGTATTGCTGTCGCCGTTCATTACGGTCCTCAATGGCGCCGCGAACGGCGTGCTGCGGCTTTTCGGCGTGCGGTCGTCGCGTTCCCTCGAGCGCGTGCACTCGCCGGAAGAACTGCGCCTACTCGTTATGCAGTCGCGCGCGCATGGGGCGCTCGACGAGTCCGACAGCCTCATGCTCGCCGGCGTCTTCGATTTTCACGAGAAGCGCGCACGGGACGTGATGCGTCCCCGCACCGATATCGTCGCGATTCCGGTCGACGCCAGCGAAAACGACGTATTGCAATTCATGCGATCGGAGCGCTACTCGCGCTATCCCGTCTATCAGGAAACGCTCGACGATGTCGTCGGAGTGCTCGTCGCAAAAGATCTGTGGCTCAAGGAGAAGGGCGCGTCGTTCGATCTGCGCACGCTGATTCGTAAGCCACTGTATGTCCCCGACAACCGTCCGGCGGTGCGCGTGCTCGACGATCTGAGGCGGACGCGCGCGCACATGGCGGTCGTTCTCGACGAGTATGGCGGAACCGCCGGCATCGTCACGCTCGAAGATCTCGTCGAGGAAGTGATCGGCGACATCAACGACGAGTACGACTTTGCCGTGCGCGAAGCCATCGAGGCGAACGGCGTGCTCGAGCTGGCAGGATCGATGTCGCTCGTGGACGTCCGCAGCGATTATCGCTTGCCCATTCCCGACGGCGACTGGACCACCCTCGGTGGCTACACGTTCGCGCGACTCGGGCGCGTGCCGCGGATCGGCGATCGCGCTGGTTTTCCCGGGGGCGAGCTGGAAGTGGTGGCGATGGATGGCCGTCGCGTCGCCGCGGTGCGCGTCGTTAGGGTCGACGATCGCGGCCGGCGCCGGACGCCCGCGAGCTCGCCGCGTCCGGCGAGTGCGCCTTCATCGGCGCCGCCACCGCCTGCCACATGA